From Eptesicus fuscus isolate TK198812 chromosome 14, DD_ASM_mEF_20220401, whole genome shotgun sequence, one genomic window encodes:
- the ATXN7L1 gene encoding ataxin-7-like protein 1 isoform X3 codes for MCRPSPSPASPPSNSRTSLVQVKTKACVSGHNSASSTSKPFKTPKDNLLTSSSKQHTVFSAKGSRDKPCVPVPVVSLEKIPNLVKADGANVKMNSTTTAAVTACSTSTSAVSTPPLIKPVLMSKSVPPSPEKILNGKAILSTTIDKKHQNGTKNNNKPYRRLSEREFDPNKHCGVLDPETKKPCTRSLTCKTHSLSHRRAVPGRKKQFDLLLAEHKARSREKEVKDKEHLLTSAREVLPNQPGPAQDPLPGSSGSSGPEPKVTSPAKSRPPNSVLPRPSSANSISSTTSSNHSGCAPEGPVPPAAGDLASRLSSDEGEMDGADESEKLDCQFSTHHPRPLAFCSFGSRLMGRGYYVFDRRWDRFRFALNSMVEKHLNSQMWKHRNPSHRASGPSPLFRTCLTNLLSLSNIGAAWVSTLESVAPRCPLSLAAQTPGPDGPEPGGMAADEGVEDIRKKRNGQDSFFFNKHLTLHQETPTQYSLSARKIPPAADSPMPSPAAHITTPVPASVLQPFSNPSAVYLPSAPISSRLTSSYIMTSAMLPNAAFVTSPDPSALMPHTTAFPHVAATLSIMDSTFKAPSAVSPIPAVIPSPSHKPSKTKTSRSSKVKDLSARSDESPSSKKRKPQSSTSSSFSLQTSLPSPLSGPHKKNCVLNASSALNSYQVAPPYNSLPVHTSNNGVSPLSAKLEPSGRTSLPGGPPDIGRHLGSVGGGDSCPLAVPSLAGDLSLASHNAVSSLPLSFDKSEGKKRKNSSSSSKACKITKMPGMNSVHKKNPPSLLTPMPDPVNSTSSRQVGKNSSLALSQSSPSSISSPGHSRQKTTNRTGRIRTLP; via the exons CGTTCCGGTTCCTGTAGTCAGTTTAGAGAAAATTCCTAACCTAGTGAAGGCAGATGGTGCCAATGTCAAAATGAACTCCACAACCACCGCTGCGGTCACCGCCTGCTCCACCTCGACCTCGGCCGTCTCCACCCCACCCTTAATTAAGCCGGTCTTGATGTCCAAGTCAGTGCCACCTTCCCCAGAGAAGATCCTAAATGGCAAAGCAATTTTGTCCACCACCATAGACAAGAAACACCAAAATggcaccaaaaacaacaacaagcctTACAGGAGACTTTCAG AGAGAGAATTTGACCCAAATAAACACTGTGGAGTATTGGATCCCGAGACAAAGAAACCTTGCACAAGATCCCTCACCTGCAAG ACACATTCGCTAAGCCATCGGAGGGCAGTCCCGGGCAGGAAAAAGCAATTTGACCTCCTTCTGGCGGAACACAAAGCCAGGTCCCGAGAAAAAGAAGTTAAAGATAAAGAGCATCTTCTGACTTCGGCGAGGGAAGTACTTCCAAACCAACCTGGGCCGGCACAGGACCCTCTGCCAGGATcttcagggagctctgggccagaACCTAAAGTCACATCCCCTGCAAAATCCAGGCCACCTAACTCTGTGCTTCCCAG ACCATCATCTGCAAATAGCATAAGCAGCACCACGTCTTCGAACCACAGCGGCTGCGCTCCGGAAGGCCCCGTGCCCCCCGCTGCAGGTGACCTCGCCAGCCGGCTGTCGAGTGATGAAGGGGAGATGGACGGTGCCGACGAATCCGAGAAGTTAGACTGTCAGTTCTCCACCCACCACCCTAGACCGCTTGCG TTTTGCTCATTCGGGAGTCGCCTCATGGGACGAGGGTACTATGTGTTTGATAGAAGATGGGATCGTTTTCGATTCGCACTAAACTCCATGGTAGAAAAACACTTGAATTCACAGATGTGGAA GCACAGAAACCCGAGCCACAGGGCATCAGGTCCCTCCCCCCTTTTCAGGACTTGCCTAACCAACCTACTGTCACTGAGCAACATTGGGGCTGCCTGGGTGTCAACTCTGGAGAGCGTAGCACCCCGCTGCCCTCTCAGCCTCGCTGCCCAAACCCCAGGCCCAGACGGGCCCGAACCTGGAGGGATGGCAGCCGATGAGGGCGTGGAAGACATTAGGAAGAAAAGGAACGGCCAAGactcttttttctttaacaagcATTTAACTCTGCATCAGGAGACGCCAACACAGTATTCTCTTTCAGCCAG GAAGATCCCTCCTGCGGCAGATAGCCCCATGCCCTCGCCAGCAGCCCACATCACCACCCCCGTTCCAGCATCCGTTTTACAGCCTTTCAGCAACCCCAGTGCTGTGTATCTTCCTTCAGCTCCCATCAGCTCGAGACTCACCTCTTCTTACATCATGACATCAGCCATGCTCCCAAACGCAGCTTTTGTGACATCGCCGGACCCAAGCGCCCTCATGCCACACACCACAGCTTTCCCTCATGTGGCTGCAACCCTCAGCATCATGGACTCAACCTTCAAGGCCCCCTCCGCCGTGTCCCCGATACCAGCCGTCATCCCTTCCCCATCCCACAAGCCATCCAAAACCAAAACCAGCAGATCCTCAAAAGTCAAAGACCTGTCTGCGCGTAGCGACGAGTCTCCAAGTAGCAAAAAGAGGAAGCCGCAGTCCTCGACTTCCTCCTCGTTCTCCTTGCAGACATCCCTCCCGTCTCCCTTGTCAGGGCCCCACAAAAAGAACTGTGTGCTGAACGCCAGTTCAGCTTTGAACTCCTACCAGGTGGCTCCTCCCTATAACAGTCTGCCCGTGCACACCTCCAACAACGGGGTGAGCCCACTCAGTGCCAAACTGGAGCCCTCAGGACGGACCTCGCTGCCCGGCGGCCCCCCGGACATAGGGAGACACCTGGGCTCCGTGGGCGGCGGGGACTCCTGTCCCCTCGCGGTGCCCTCCCTCGCGGGGgacctctccctggcctcacACAATGCCGTGTCTTCTCTGCCCCTCTCTTTTGAcaaatcagaaggaaaaaagcGTAAGAACTCGAGTTCTAGTAGCAAAGCCTGTAAAATCACTAAAATGCCTGGTATGAATAGCGTTCACAAAAAGAACCCGCCCAGCCTTCTCACACCGATGCCCGATCCCGTTAACAGCACCTCCTCTCGGCAG GTTGGGAAAAATAGCAGCCTCGCTTTGTCACAGTCCAGCCCTTCAAGCATATCCAGCCCAGGACACAGCCGACAG